The following are encoded in a window of Pseudomonadota bacterium genomic DNA:
- the wbaP gene encoding undecaprenyl-phosphate galactose phosphotransferase WbaP, producing the protein MGPQPKSHANSEALDSASLTPIQGAPRRRFNHVLRGYLATDMLALLAGFLCSWSMAALINSLYYGREMASPFYGMTSMRAIGLLSVAAITLVWFQHKGHYRVRMNFWLELKNVITALTIAMLVDGFLQFAAKNEFSRLWLMSGWMFACVGILAMRGLYRALLRRSGHWRVATMLVGNGQTAADTSAALQSETGLGYDITARIANLPEAFLMAGRSWERLCAEHEVDYVVIALDGTEFDQATQPIAQLTRDSVPFSISPPRRHLPVLDMVPQYFFSHDVKLLTYSSGLEQPLPRLVKRLFDITVSGTLLLLISPLMLALAVLTKRDGGPVFFGHARIGKKGAVFQCLKFRSMVHNAQAILAQHLAENPTARAEWEADHKLKNDPRITGFGAFLRRSSLDELPQLFNVLKGEMSLVGPRPIVAGEVAKYAHDIAHYYRVSPGITGLWQVSGRNDVTYDQRVQMDSWYVRNWSLWHDVAIMCKTVPALLKRRGAY; encoded by the coding sequence ATGGGGCCGCAGCCCAAATCGCATGCCAATAGCGAGGCCCTGGATTCGGCGTCGCTCACCCCCATTCAGGGCGCGCCGCGTCGGCGTTTCAACCATGTGCTGCGCGGCTATCTGGCGACAGATATGCTGGCGCTGCTGGCCGGCTTCCTCTGCTCGTGGAGCATGGCGGCCCTCATCAACAGCCTCTATTACGGCCGCGAAATGGCAAGCCCCTTTTATGGCATGACCTCGATGCGCGCCATCGGCCTGCTCAGCGTTGCCGCGATCACGCTGGTCTGGTTCCAGCACAAGGGCCACTACCGCGTGCGCATGAATTTCTGGCTGGAGCTGAAAAACGTCATCACCGCACTCACCATCGCCATGCTGGTGGATGGCTTCCTGCAATTCGCCGCGAAGAACGAATTTTCACGCCTGTGGCTGATGTCCGGGTGGATGTTTGCCTGCGTCGGCATCCTCGCCATGCGCGGGCTTTACCGTGCGCTGCTGCGCCGCAGCGGCCATTGGCGGGTCGCCACCATGCTTGTCGGCAACGGGCAAACGGCCGCTGACACCAGCGCCGCCTTGCAATCGGAAACCGGGCTTGGCTACGACATCACCGCCCGCATCGCCAACCTGCCGGAAGCCTTCCTGATGGCGGGCCGTTCGTGGGAGCGGCTGTGTGCCGAGCATGAGGTCGATTACGTCGTCATCGCGCTGGATGGCACGGAATTCGATCAGGCCACCCAGCCCATCGCCCAGCTGACGCGCGATTCGGTGCCGTTTTCCATCTCGCCGCCGCGCCGCCATTTGCCGGTGCTCGACATGGTGCCGCAATATTTCTTCAGCCACGACGTGAAATTGCTGACCTATAGCAGCGGCCTCGAACAGCCGTTGCCGCGGCTGGTGAAGCGCCTGTTCGATATTACCGTTTCGGGCACCTTGCTGCTGCTCATCAGCCCGCTGATGCTGGCACTTGCCGTGCTCACCAAGCGCGATGGCGGGCCGGTGTTCTTCGGCCATGCCCGCATCGGCAAAAAAGGCGCGGTGTTCCAGTGCCTCAAATTCCGCTCGATGGTGCATAACGCGCAGGCTATTCTCGCCCAGCATCTGGCCGAAAACCCGACCGCCCGCGCCGAGTGGGAGGCCGATCACAAGCTGAAGAACGATCCGCGCATCACCGGCTTTGGTGCGTTCCTGCGTCGCTCCAGCCTCGATGAATTGCCGCAATTGTTCAACGTGCTGAAAGGCGAGATGAGTCTCGTCGGCCCGCGCCCGATCGTTGCCGGTGAAGTGGCGAAATATGCCCACGACATCGCCCATTATTACCGCGTCAGCCCCGGCATCACGGGCCTGTGGCAGGTCAGCGGCCGCAACGATGTGACCTACGACCAGCGCGTGCAGATGGATAGCTGGTATGTGCGCAACTGGTCGCTCTGGCACGATGTGGCGATCATGTGCAAAACCGTGCCCGCGCTGCTCAAGCGCCGTGGCGCTTACTAG
- a CDS encoding glycosyl transferase family 1, translating to MRILYLTHDLGDAMTARRVQMLRAGGASVQIAGFRRGDAPIQMINGSEVTDFGRTHNGRFAQRVLAVLRALVLLHRHRALFAQADMILARNLEMLALGVRGRAFSAKPVLVYECLDIHRLMLGTGLISKALRGLERWLCRRAAMVLTSSPAFIREYFTGRIAAPLKLLENKVYTDDAPLPLARVAGPPWRIGWFGVIRCAKSLALLCGLARACPGLVEVVIRGRPAYDQLPDFNEIVAQTPGVTFHGPYQSPQDLAETYGDVHFTWAIDMFEEGLNSAWLLPNRVYEGGLYGAVPLAAHGVETSRFIQQLGIGVTLDEPKDAFLKTYFTQLNAADYHALQAQVAAVGRDAWACSTADCMALVAALAALHNPHGAA from the coding sequence ATGCGTATCCTCTACCTCACCCATGACCTTGGCGATGCGATGACGGCGCGGCGCGTGCAAATGCTGCGCGCCGGCGGGGCGAGCGTGCAGATTGCCGGTTTTCGGCGGGGGGACGCGCCAATTCAGATGATAAACGGCAGCGAAGTGACGGATTTTGGCCGCACCCATAATGGGCGGTTTGCCCAGCGGGTGCTGGCGGTGCTGCGGGCGCTGGTGCTGCTTCACCGCCACCGCGCACTGTTTGCACAGGCGGATATGATCCTCGCCCGCAACCTTGAAATGCTGGCGCTGGGCGTGCGTGGCCGGGCGTTTAGCGCAAAACCCGTGCTGGTCTATGAATGCCTCGACATTCACCGGCTGATGCTGGGCACAGGCCTAATCAGCAAGGCGTTGCGCGGGCTGGAACGCTGGCTATGCAGACGGGCGGCGATGGTGTTGACTAGTTCACCTGCTTTTATCCGGGAATATTTCACGGGGCGGATCGCCGCGCCGCTGAAGCTGCTGGAAAACAAGGTCTATACGGATGATGCGCCGCTGCCGTTGGCGCGCGTCGCCGGGCCGCCATGGCGCATTGGCTGGTTTGGCGTGATCCGCTGCGCGAAAAGCTTGGCACTGCTGTGCGGCCTTGCCCGCGCCTGCCCGGGGCTAGTGGAGGTGGTGATCCGCGGGCGGCCCGCCTATGACCAGCTGCCGGATTTTAATGAAATCGTCGCCCAGACGCCGGGGGTGACGTTCCACGGCCCATACCAAAGCCCGCAGGATCTCGCGGAAACATATGGCGATGTGCATTTCACCTGGGCGATCGATATGTTCGAGGAAGGGTTGAATTCGGCCTGGCTGCTGCCCAACCGAGTCTATGAAGGCGGGCTGTATGGCGCGGTGCCGCTGGCTGCGCACGGGGTGGAAACGAGCCGGTTTATCCAGCAACTGGGCATCGGCGTGACGCTGGATGAGCCCAAGGATGCGTTCCTGAAAACCTATTTCACGCAGCTGAACGCCGCCGATTACCACGCGTTGCAAGCGCAGGTGGCCGCGGTTGGGCGAGATGCCTGGGCTTGCAGCACGGCGGATTGCATGGCGCTGGTGGCCGCCCTCGCCGCTTTGCACAACCCGCACGGAGCCGCGTGA
- a CDS encoding glycosyltransferase family 2 protein has protein sequence MAQLLTIIPCLNEAATMERLITYLLGERARCAMRIVVSDGGSTDGTVEIVQRLAAVHPCVTYLPNPKRIQSAAVNAAVALYGQDADYLLRIDAHADYPPGFCRDLVDEAVLTGADSVVVAMRTVAPSGFAAAVAAAQNSPLGNGGSAHRSRPGDGQFVDHGHHALMRVAAFRTVGGYDESFSHNEDAELDMRLRKAGFRLWLTGKTSLDYHPRGTVGGLFRQYRNYGRGRARTLLKHRARPRLRQLLPVAIAPCLVLAPLGGLLPLLLWALLCMGYGLLLAMRARRPLIVLSGPAAMVMHAAWSLGFWQALMEHQR, from the coding sequence ATGGCCCAGCTGCTCACCATCATTCCCTGCCTGAACGAGGCCGCGACGATGGAGCGGCTCATCACCTATTTGCTTGGCGAACGCGCGCGCTGCGCGATGCGCATCGTCGTCAGCGATGGCGGCAGCACGGATGGTACGGTGGAGATTGTGCAACGGCTGGCGGCGGTGCACCCTTGCGTGACCTATCTGCCCAACCCCAAACGCATCCAAAGTGCGGCGGTGAATGCGGCGGTGGCGCTCTATGGGCAGGATGCGGATTACCTGCTGCGCATCGACGCGCATGCCGATTACCCGCCCGGTTTCTGCCGGGATTTGGTGGATGAAGCAGTGCTGACCGGGGCCGATAGCGTGGTGGTGGCCATGCGTACGGTGGCGCCAAGCGGGTTTGCCGCAGCGGTCGCCGCGGCGCAGAATTCGCCACTGGGCAATGGCGGCTCGGCCCACCGCTCACGCCCGGGTGATGGCCAGTTTGTCGATCACGGGCACCATGCGTTGATGCGGGTGGCCGCCTTCCGCACGGTCGGTGGGTATGACGAGAGCTTCAGCCATAACGAGGATGCGGAGCTGGATATGCGGCTGCGCAAAGCGGGTTTCCGCCTGTGGCTGACGGGAAAAACATCGCTCGATTATCACCCGCGCGGCACGGTGGGTGGGCTGTTTCGCCAATACCGCAACTATGGCCGCGGGCGGGCGCGCACCTTGCTGAAACACCGCGCACGGCCACGTTTGCGGCAGTTGCTGCCGGTCGCCATTGCGCCATGCCTTGTGCTTGCGCCGCTCGGCGGGCTGCTGCCGCTGCTGCTATGGGCGCTGCTGTGCATGGGCTATGGCCTGCTGCTCGCCATGCGCGCACGGCGGCCGCTGATCGTGCTTTCCGGCCCGGCGGCGATGGTGATGCATGCGGCCTGGTCGCTCGGTTTCTGGCAGGCGCTGATGGAGCATCAACGATGA
- a CDS encoding glycosyltransferase, which yields MSAVTIAICTFRRAHIAQTLGSLALLAVPAQSSIEVLVVDNDDTPSAQTLVEQAFAALPFPARYLHAPARNISLARNACLAHTRTPLLAFIDDDETVQPGWLSAMLAQQERTQAAAVLGPVNAIYPPTCPVWMRRGDFHSTRPVWVDGTIRTGYTGNVLLNLAHPALQGLPFVLELGTSGGEDTMFLGTLVTRGGTIAYAPDGIAEEPVTTDHARLGWLLKRRFRSGQTHAMLLGGGLKLGATALAKACACAGIALAHAFSPARMIHWLLRGTLHAGVVTQVIAGWCAKRQFPRG from the coding sequence ATGAGCGCGGTCACGATTGCCATTTGCACTTTCCGGCGCGCCCATATCGCGCAGACGCTGGGCTCGCTGGCGCTGCTGGCGGTGCCCGCACAATCAAGCATCGAGGTGCTGGTGGTCGATAATGACGATACGCCAAGCGCCCAAACGCTGGTGGAGCAGGCCTTCGCCGCGCTGCCCTTCCCTGCCCGCTACCTGCATGCCCCGGCGCGCAATATTTCCCTCGCCCGCAATGCCTGCCTTGCGCACACGCGCACGCCGCTGCTGGCATTTATCGATGATGATGAAACCGTGCAGCCGGGCTGGCTCAGCGCCATGCTGGCACAGCAGGAGCGCACGCAAGCGGCGGCGGTGCTTGGGCCGGTGAACGCCATTTACCCCCCCACCTGCCCGGTATGGATGCGGCGTGGGGATTTTCACTCCACACGGCCCGTCTGGGTGGATGGCACCATCCGTACCGGCTACACCGGTAACGTGCTGCTCAACCTTGCCCACCCGGCGCTGCAGGGCCTTCCGTTCGTGCTGGAACTTGGAACCAGCGGTGGCGAAGACACGATGTTTCTGGGCACCCTAGTGACGCGCGGCGGCACTATTGCTTATGCGCCCGATGGCATTGCTGAGGAGCCGGTGACGACCGATCACGCACGGCTGGGGTGGCTGCTGAAACGCCGGTTCCGCTCCGGCCAGACCCATGCAATGCTGCTGGGCGGCGGGCTGAAACTCGGCGCAACCGCATTGGCTAAAGCCTGCGCCTGTGCAGGGATCGCCCTCGCCCATGCATTCAGCCCGGCACGCATGATACACTGGCTGCTACGCGGCACCTTGCATGCAGGGGTGGTGACGCAGGTTATCGCGGGTTGGTGCGCCAAAAGGCAATTTCCTCGCGGATAA
- a CDS encoding lipopolysaccharide biosynthesis protein, translating to MSLRKIVMGTVTMSSVSMLRLLTQFFAIPILSRLLSVEDYGLIGIAMPFIALAMTLADAGIGMSLVRTPLSEKKIWSTYFWLSAGLGLLLMVLLALSAPLVAMLFGEPHLTTIIASLSLVIWLQALLCIPSAALQQSQRFKTIAAIEITAIFFSIGAALLMAMHGAGVWALVVQQLLFFLVRLVMSYLLSPFRVAAQFDLSGVKQHVRFGRDVLSVNLFSFLSRSSDNLIVGKIIDTVAVGIYSMAFQFVRLPIMLVGGPLQYVLYAQLTSLRDDKPLIGRTFLILTRLLATIIFPAIGMIAVAHTPIFTILLSAKWYMAGHVFMLAALGSAVQAVTGLCGTVRLVMGRTELELRSTVEFGLLWLTALFVASWFGLAAVAVSFSVAMLLYTPRSMRLVLPLIGCRSRDYLATFVLPVITTAICIGLYALVDASHALSNYEQVFMAMLLAMLGIGISGWMQRRFIREEIAFWRTNPR from the coding sequence ATGTCGCTGCGTAAGATCGTGATGGGCACGGTGACCATGTCCTCGGTCAGCATGCTGCGGCTGCTGACGCAATTTTTTGCCATTCCCATCCTCTCGCGCTTGTTATCGGTCGAGGATTACGGCCTCATCGGCATCGCTATGCCGTTCATCGCGCTGGCGATGACATTGGCCGATGCGGGGATCGGCATGTCGCTCGTGCGTACGCCACTGAGCGAGAAAAAAATCTGGTCGACCTATTTCTGGTTATCCGCGGGCCTTGGCCTGCTGCTGATGGTGCTGCTGGCACTCAGCGCGCCGCTGGTTGCCATGCTGTTTGGCGAGCCGCACCTGACGACGATCATTGCTTCGCTCTCGCTGGTGATCTGGCTGCAAGCGCTGCTCTGCATTCCCAGCGCCGCGCTCCAGCAGAGCCAGCGATTCAAAACCATCGCAGCTATCGAGATTACGGCTATTTTCTTCAGCATCGGCGCAGCGTTGCTGATGGCGATGCATGGTGCCGGGGTGTGGGCGCTGGTGGTGCAGCAACTGCTCTTCTTCCTCGTGCGACTGGTGATGAGTTATCTGCTCTCGCCCTTTCGCGTTGCCGCCCAGTTCGACCTCTCGGGCGTAAAGCAGCATGTGCGTTTCGGCCGCGATGTGCTGAGCGTGAACCTCTTCAGCTTCCTCAGCCGCTCGTCGGATAATCTCATCGTCGGCAAAATTATCGATACGGTGGCGGTGGGGATTTATTCCATGGCATTCCAGTTCGTGCGCCTGCCGATCATGCTGGTCGGCGGGCCGCTGCAATATGTGCTTTATGCCCAGCTGACCAGCCTGCGCGACGATAAGCCGCTCATCGGCCGCACCTTTCTCATCCTGACGCGGTTGCTGGCCACCATCATTTTTCCCGCCATCGGCATGATCGCCGTGGCGCATACCCCGATCTTCACCATCCTGCTTTCCGCGAAATGGTATATGGCGGGCCATGTGTTCATGCTGGCGGCGCTGGGCAGCGCGGTGCAGGCGGTAACGGGGCTGTGCGGCACGGTGCGCCTCGTTATGGGGCGCACAGAGCTTGAGCTGCGCAGCACGGTGGAATTTGGGCTGCTGTGGCTGACGGCATTGTTTGTCGCCAGCTGGTTCGGGTTAGCGGCGGTGGCGGTGTCGTTCAGCGTGGCGATGCTGCTTTACACCCCGCGCAGCATGCGGCTGGTGCTGCCGCTGATCGGCTGCCGCTCGCGCGATTACCTCGCGACTTTTGTGCTGCCGGTCATCACTACCGCCATCTGCATCGGCCTGTATGCGTTGGTGGATGCGAGTCATGCGCTCTCCAATTATGAACAGGTGTTCATGGCGATGCTGCTGGCGATGCTTGGCATCGGCATCAGCGGGTGGATGCAGCGCCGCTTTATCCGCGAGGAAATTGCCTTTTGGCGCACCAACCCGCGATAA
- a CDS encoding glycosyltransferase family 2 protein yields MTRISLIISTFNRAASLEKSLPTIEAAVAASPQVPVEIILVDNGSTDATPQLLAAWKARVTFPVIVIREMRPGVSCGRNAGMRAATGDIFAFSDDDCHLNPDFFSAMARCYAADTTPVLRGGRVDLGTSDDIAFSIKTLDETVRMDGRSFPGGFLMGANMAVTRTIVDRIGYFDERYGGGAIFPAAEDADYLYRAFLAGFVVEYTPEIIVHHFHGRSDIATIKKLNYGYHIGNGALFAKNITRLNLLRHFIWSSRQMVREIFGGPLMYPPLGLTYRDAFVGNLHGMALYVKHLVGRRQK; encoded by the coding sequence TTGACCCGTATTTCACTCATTATTTCGACCTTCAACCGCGCCGCGTCGCTGGAAAAATCGCTGCCGACCATTGAAGCGGCGGTCGCCGCATCGCCGCAAGTGCCGGTTGAAATCATCCTGGTGGATAATGGCTCAACCGACGCCACGCCCCAACTGCTCGCCGCGTGGAAAGCGCGGGTGACGTTTCCGGTGATTGTCATCCGCGAAATGCGGCCGGGCGTTTCCTGCGGGCGCAATGCGGGCATGCGCGCCGCGACCGGTGATATTTTCGCCTTCAGCGACGATGACTGCCACCTGAACCCGGATTTCTTCAGCGCCATGGCGCGCTGCTATGCTGCCGATACCACCCCCGTGCTACGCGGCGGCCGGGTGGATCTGGGCACCAGCGACGACATCGCCTTCAGCATCAAAACCCTCGACGAAACGGTGCGGATGGACGGGCGCAGCTTCCCCGGCGGGTTCCTGATGGGCGCCAACATGGCCGTCACCCGCACCATCGTCGATCGCATCGGCTATTTCGACGAACGCTATGGCGGCGGCGCGATTTTTCCGGCGGCGGAAGATGCGGATTATCTCTACCGCGCGTTCCTCGCCGGGTTTGTGGTGGAATATACGCCCGAGATTATTGTTCACCATTTCCATGGCCGCAGCGACATCGCGACCATCAAAAAGCTGAATTACGGCTACCATATCGGCAACGGCGCGCTGTTTGCGAAGAATATCACGCGGCTGAACCTGCTGCGCCATTTCATCTGGAGTTCGCGCCAGATGGTGCGCGAAATCTTCGGCGGGCCGCTGATGTATCCGCCCCTTGGCCTCACCTACCGCGACGCGTTCGTGGGCAACCTGCACGGCATGGCGCTTTATGTGAAGCACTTGGTTGGGCGACGTCAAAAATAG
- the galU gene encoding UTP--glucose-1-phosphate uridylyltransferase GalU — MATTSFPKVRKAVFPVGGLGTRFLPATKSMPKEMLPVVDKPLIHYAFEEARAAGIEQFIFVTGRNKHAIEDHFDHMYELQNHLSKKNKAHELEQTSNWLPEPGNVCFTRQQEPRGLGHAVWCARHLIGDEPFAVILADDMVHAPTPCLAQMVKAYDKARGNILGVMDVPRAKTSSYGIVDIDTTAKTPDKRLVAAKGLVEKPAPKDAPSTLSIIGRYILQPEIFAILDKQKPGAGGEIQLTDAIAKMIGKDDVFGYRFDGVRYDCGSLVGFVAANVAYALDRKEITATMAEELKQVFARAGITV; from the coding sequence GTGGCGACCACATCATTCCCTAAAGTACGCAAAGCTGTTTTCCCCGTTGGCGGGCTGGGCACGCGGTTTTTACCGGCGACCAAATCCATGCCCAAGGAAATGCTGCCGGTGGTCGATAAGCCGCTGATTCACTACGCATTCGAGGAAGCGCGCGCGGCGGGCATCGAGCAGTTTATTTTCGTCACCGGCCGCAACAAACACGCGATCGAAGACCATTTCGACCATATGTATGAGCTGCAAAACCATCTCAGCAAGAAAAACAAAGCGCATGAGCTGGAGCAAACCAGCAACTGGCTGCCCGAGCCCGGCAATGTCTGCTTCACCCGCCAGCAGGAGCCGCGCGGGCTGGGCCACGCCGTGTGGTGCGCCCGCCACCTGATCGGCGACGAGCCGTTCGCGGTGATCCTCGCCGATGACATGGTGCATGCGCCCACGCCCTGCCTCGCCCAGATGGTGAAGGCCTATGACAAAGCCCGCGGCAATATTCTCGGCGTGATGGATGTGCCGCGCGCCAAAACATCGAGCTACGGGATTGTCGATATCGATACGACCGCCAAAACGCCGGATAAGCGGCTGGTGGCGGCCAAGGGGCTGGTTGAAAAGCCGGCGCCGAAGGATGCGCCGTCGACTCTTTCCATCATCGGCCGCTATATTTTGCAGCCGGAGATTTTCGCGATTCTCGATAAACAAAAACCCGGCGCCGGCGGCGAAATTCAGCTGACCGATGCCATCGCCAAAATGATCGGCAAGGACGATGTGTTCGGCTACCGCTTCGACGGCGTGCGCTACGATTGCGGCTCGCTGGTTGGGTTTGTCGCCGCCAACGTCGCCTACGCGCTCGACCGCAAGGAAATCACCGCCACCATGGCGGAGGAACTGAAGCAGGTCTTCGCCCGCGCGGGGATTACCGTCTAG
- a CDS encoding mannose-1-phosphate guanylyltransferase/mannose-6-phosphate isomerase, which translates to MAECALIPVILAGGVGERLWPLSKVDYPKQFLCLDDSGLSLFQATLARVADRARFAAPIILCSADHRFLVSEQLAAIGCADATILVEPVARNTAPAVLLAAFHITSTRAPNAVMVVMPSDHQITQPAALLRAVETAATAAQDGWLVTFAITPDAPETAYGYIKLGAPLAGHAGLHSIGRFIEKPNADAAHAYLAEGGYGWNSGMFVMEAATALAECATHAPAMFDIIKRIHDSQSSGHTFIHFDEALMGECQSISFDYAVMEHTSHGAAMPVDMGWSDLGSWVALDAASPKDVHGNACIGRAITHDVSGCYIRSGDALVAAIGLRDMVVIAADNAVMVGPKERMQEVKTLLAAMRASALPDTHLTSFAHRPWGGYVTIDRSADHQVKKLRIIPGGKISMQSHQHRCEHWVVVKGRATVTRDGDVVVLGKNESAHIPAGTTHRLENREAEDLIVIEVQTGDYLGEDDIQRFEDAYQRI; encoded by the coding sequence ATGGCTGAGTGCGCGCTGATCCCGGTCATCCTCGCCGGTGGTGTCGGGGAGCGCCTCTGGCCGCTTTCGAAAGTCGATTATCCAAAGCAATTTCTGTGTCTCGATGATAGCGGGTTGAGCTTATTTCAGGCCACGCTGGCGCGCGTTGCGGACCGCGCCCGTTTCGCGGCTCCCATCATCCTGTGCAGCGCGGATCACCGCTTCCTCGTCAGCGAGCAGCTCGCGGCCATAGGCTGTGCGGATGCAACTATTCTGGTTGAGCCCGTCGCCCGCAACACCGCGCCTGCCGTGCTGCTGGCGGCATTCCACATCACCTCCACCCGCGCGCCCAACGCCGTGATGGTGGTCATGCCCTCCGATCACCAGATCACGCAGCCCGCGGCATTGTTGCGCGCAGTCGAAACCGCCGCCACCGCCGCGCAGGATGGTTGGCTCGTCACCTTCGCTATCACGCCGGATGCGCCGGAAACGGCCTATGGTTACATCAAGCTCGGTGCGCCGCTCGCCGGCCATGCGGGGCTGCACAGCATCGGCCGCTTTATCGAGAAGCCCAATGCCGACGCCGCGCACGCCTATCTTGCCGAGGGTGGCTATGGCTGGAATAGCGGCATGTTCGTCATGGAAGCGGCGACCGCTCTTGCCGAATGCGCCACCCATGCCCCGGCCATGTTCGATATCATCAAGCGCATCCATGATTCACAATCCAGTGGTCATACGTTCATTCATTTTGATGAAGCTTTGATGGGCGAATGCCAAAGCATATCCTTTGACTATGCCGTCATGGAACATACCAGTCATGGTGCAGCGATGCCTGTGGATATGGGCTGGAGCGACCTTGGCTCATGGGTTGCGCTCGATGCCGCGTCGCCCAAGGATGTGCATGGCAATGCCTGCATCGGCCGTGCCATCACCCATGATGTGAGCGGCTGCTATATCCGCAGCGGCGATGCACTGGTCGCCGCCATTGGCCTGCGCGATATGGTCGTCATCGCGGCGGATAACGCCGTCATGGTTGGCCCGAAAGAGCGCATGCAAGAGGTAAAAACCCTGCTTGCCGCCATGCGCGCTTCGGCGCTACCGGACACGCACCTGACCTCCTTTGCCCACCGCCCGTGGGGTGGGTATGTCACCATCGACCGCAGCGCGGATCATCAGGTGAAAAAGCTGCGCATCATCCCCGGCGGAAAAATTTCCATGCAGTCGCACCAGCACCGCTGCGAACATTGGGTGGTGGTCAAAGGCCGCGCCACCGTCACGCGTGATGGTGATGTGGTAGTGCTGGGCAAGAACGAATCCGCCCACATTCCCGCCGGCACCACCCATCGCCTCGAAAACCGCGAAGCGGAGGATTTAATCGTCATCGAAGTCCAAACCGGCGATTATCTCGGTGAGGACGACATCCAGCGCTTCGAGGACGCGTATCAGCGGATTTAG
- a CDS encoding PhoU domain-containing protein — MVGETNKVTHAMIRFDNHAFKGMDESLKQLFALLTAMGEGAQALIALLPDALEVADPESFARAKAIDKTINEDELRVDSTVAAIINKFTVMGEDLRFTLAAVKIAGTLERAADKIKNCAKRLSRVAHPLDGAVKAELATAIASLSAMLPLSLAQVLDYAPEATEKLLKHGATVQQSYRAILLHLHAHHSSADDETHILLVAKNLEQIADMAVEIMKTSHFIHFATKFDKRAAAANG, encoded by the coding sequence ATGGTTGGGGAAACCAACAAGGTAACGCATGCGATGATCCGTTTCGACAATCATGCCTTCAAGGGGATGGACGAATCCCTCAAGCAGCTATTCGCCCTGCTCACCGCGATGGGGGAGGGCGCGCAAGCACTCATCGCCCTGCTGCCGGATGCGCTGGAAGTAGCGGATCCCGAGTCCTTCGCCCGCGCCAAAGCGATCGATAAAACCATCAACGAAGATGAGCTGCGGGTGGATTCTACCGTCGCCGCCATCATCAATAAATTCACCGTAATGGGCGAGGACCTGCGCTTCACGCTCGCCGCCGTTAAAATCGCCGGGACGCTGGAGCGCGCGGCGGATAAAATCAAAAACTGCGCCAAGCGCCTCAGCCGCGTCGCCCATCCGCTCGATGGTGCGGTCAAGGCCGAACTGGCCACCGCCATCGCTTCGCTCAGCGCGATGCTGCCGCTCAGCCTTGCCCAGGTGCTTGATTACGCACCGGAAGCAACTGAGAAACTGCTGAAGCACGGCGCCACTGTCCAGCAGTCCTACCGCGCGATCCTGCTGCATCTGCACGCCCACCATTCCTCGGCGGATGATGAGACGCATATTCTGCTGGTCGCCAAAAACCTTGAGCAAATCGCCGATATGGCGGTCGAGATTATGAAGACCAGTCACTTCATCCATTTTGCCACCAAGTTCGATAAGCGCGCGGCCGCGGCGAATGGCTGA